The proteins below are encoded in one region of Flavobacterium nackdongense:
- a CDS encoding RagB/SusD family nutrient uptake outer membrane protein — MKTNKFILYTIFAAFLVSCDGQLDIDPRQREDASITLSTEKGISDVLSGAYSILANGDAYGGRIQVSADLLAQTGVTSTTNFRWRGTFATFRQMYTKTMLVDNGQVQSIWQRSYEIINATNVVMENIDKVQDPDRAKVMVAEAKFLQGLVYFDLVRLFAKPYDAAVTANSQLGVVIRPKAIYNFDSDLSAERSSVDEVYKLIINSLNQAYTDLPADNGFFANKYAAKALLARVYLQQQNYPAALSAAQDVIANSGAKLSATYKDAFNHDVNQIEDIFAIQITKQTGDNQLVNHYGSEDVGGRGGDVEIRTTYLNKFTDLNDERRNFNYINPDNGRRLSSKFTNEFGDVPMIRLAELILIRAEANFRLGSSIGATPLVDINSLRTRAKAANFTSITLAQILNERVLELAMEGFAIHDVKRTKGNIGGTYNWDSNLLVFPIPLRETDNNKKITQNPGY; from the coding sequence ATGAAAACAAATAAATTCATATTATACACAATATTTGCAGCCTTTCTAGTAAGTTGTGATGGTCAATTAGATATCGATCCAAGACAACGTGAAGATGCTTCAATTACACTGAGCACTGAAAAAGGAATTAGCGATGTTTTATCCGGTGCATATTCTATTCTAGCTAATGGTGATGCTTATGGAGGTCGAATACAAGTTTCGGCTGATTTATTAGCACAAACAGGGGTAACTTCGACAACTAATTTTAGATGGAGAGGAACTTTTGCCACTTTCAGACAAATGTACACCAAGACAATGTTAGTCGATAACGGTCAAGTACAATCCATTTGGCAAAGAAGCTACGAAATTATCAATGCTACCAATGTAGTAATGGAAAATATAGACAAAGTGCAAGATCCCGATCGAGCAAAAGTGATGGTTGCCGAAGCAAAGTTTCTGCAGGGGCTTGTTTATTTTGATTTAGTTCGATTATTCGCAAAACCTTATGATGCCGCGGTAACCGCTAATAGTCAATTAGGAGTAGTTATTCGTCCTAAAGCAATTTACAATTTTGATTCAGATCTTTCTGCAGAAAGAAGCTCTGTGGATGAAGTTTACAAACTAATCATCAATAGTTTAAATCAGGCTTACACTGACTTACCTGCTGACAATGGATTTTTTGCCAACAAATATGCTGCAAAAGCATTATTAGCTCGTGTTTATTTGCAACAGCAAAATTACCCAGCTGCTTTAAGTGCTGCACAAGATGTTATCGCAAATAGTGGTGCAAAATTATCGGCTACCTATAAGGATGCCTTCAATCACGATGTTAATCAAATTGAGGATATTTTTGCAATCCAAATCACTAAACAAACTGGGGACAACCAGTTGGTAAATCACTATGGTTCAGAAGACGTCGGTGGTCGTGGTGGAGATGTCGAAATTAGAACTACTTATTTGAACAAATTTACTGACTTGAATGACGAAAGAAGAAATTTTAACTACATCAATCCCGATAACGGCCGAAGATTATCCTCAAAATTCACTAATGAATTTGGAGATGTACCAATGATCCGTTTAGCCGAATTGATTCTTATCAGAGCAGAAGCCAATTTTAGACTTGGTTCTTCTATTGGCGCGACTCCACTAGTTGATATTAATTCCTTGAGAACTCGTGCCAAAGCGGCCAATTTCACTTCGATAACTTTAGCTCAAATCTTGAACGAAAGGGTGTTAGAATTGGCTATGGAAGGTTTTGCCATTCACGATGTAAAAAGAACTAAAGGAAATATTGGCGGTACTTACAATTGGGATTCGAACTTATTGGTGTTCCCTATTCCATTAAGAGAAACAGACAATAACAAAAAGATTACTCAAAATCCTGGATATTAA
- a CDS encoding SusC/RagA family TonB-linked outer membrane protein — protein sequence MKINFKCLLGFLFVLFVQIASAQEIKVKGKVTDHAGLPIPGANVLVKGTKTVAETGLDGDFTIDAPKGATLVVTFIGMKTMEVAAAPTVNVKMKDDTNELETVLVIGYGTTSKRKSTDAVAKVTSKDIEQIPVASVQNALVGKLAGVQITQTNGKVEGGMSVRVRGAASISAGKEPLYVLDGIPLVTTNESNNGAPTNPLITLSPNEIESIDVLKDASSAAIYGARGANGVVIITTKKGKLGKGAFALNFSQGVSEATHKRKWLNAAQYVELFTEASINGTGDAAEAEDTFDFLAQGTDWRNLEVNSDWQDTAFQNGFTTDADFSVSGADEKTKYFFAGAYNNTIGIINSNELERVTARTNISHQVSDKFSAGMNLSFSRSEIQRVQDDNAFTTPLQAVAQSPLSPIRLDDGTANPNTLYANYLLAIDNSYWKTIMRRVTGKVFGEYKFVPSLKFTSEFAYDLLSQTEDNWNGKNVPFMSTDGEVFASSVNNETYIWSNYFTYDKTFGEKHTINAVAGMEFNDFNRRYQDVTSIYFPNDNFQTVDGGAEVNAGSGNETDYTFSSLFGRVSYSYANKYLLKASIRRDGSSRFGENNKYGTFPSFSAGWIMSEESFLKESKVLSFLKLKGSWGQLGNAEIGNFASRQLYGPSSYNLKSGLVFTQAGNPNLTWEKSSQLDLGFEVGFLNRFSLDFDYYKKTTDGLLFSVPLPQSSGASTINQNVGVLESSGLEFTVNTTNIDTDKLKWTTSFNITTNQTVVKELPNNNTDLLGTFTINRVNEKASAFYLKEYAGVDPANGDALFYLNTVKADGSLDKTTTNDYAAAERIVTGNPFPELMAGLTNTMNFSGFDFSFTFQGEWGASIYNSAGIYQSVSADYFDNQTVDQLNRWQNPGDITNVPQARLYGGNGTGASTRFLQKADFIRLRNLTFGYSLPKTTLNSMGMTNVRVYLSGVNLLTFTDYDGYDPEARRDDTGIGEEFYSAPPARTIALGVNLNF from the coding sequence ATGAAAATTAATTTCAAGTGTTTGCTTGGGTTTCTATTTGTACTGTTTGTACAAATAGCTAGTGCTCAAGAAATTAAAGTAAAGGGTAAAGTGACCGACCACGCTGGGTTACCTATTCCAGGCGCAAATGTCCTAGTAAAAGGAACAAAAACAGTTGCAGAAACTGGATTGGATGGAGATTTTACTATTGATGCTCCAAAAGGAGCTACATTGGTAGTAACTTTTATTGGAATGAAAACTATGGAAGTAGCCGCTGCTCCGACAGTTAACGTAAAAATGAAAGATGATACCAATGAATTGGAAACCGTTTTGGTTATTGGTTATGGAACGACAAGCAAAAGAAAATCTACCGATGCCGTTGCTAAAGTTACATCAAAAGATATTGAGCAAATTCCTGTGGCCTCTGTTCAAAATGCGTTGGTTGGTAAGTTAGCCGGGGTTCAAATAACCCAAACCAATGGTAAAGTTGAAGGAGGTATGTCTGTAAGAGTTCGTGGAGCTGCCAGTATCAGTGCTGGAAAGGAACCATTATATGTATTAGATGGAATTCCATTGGTTACTACAAATGAATCTAATAACGGAGCACCTACAAACCCATTGATTACATTAAGCCCAAATGAAATTGAATCGATTGACGTATTAAAAGATGCTTCTTCCGCTGCAATTTATGGTGCGCGTGGTGCAAATGGAGTTGTCATAATTACTACTAAAAAAGGAAAATTAGGTAAAGGCGCTTTTGCCCTTAACTTTTCGCAAGGGGTGAGCGAAGCTACTCACAAAAGAAAATGGTTAAATGCAGCACAATATGTCGAGCTATTTACAGAAGCTTCAATAAATGGTACCGGTGATGCTGCTGAAGCAGAAGATACTTTTGATTTCCTCGCTCAGGGTACAGATTGGAGAAATTTAGAAGTGAACTCAGATTGGCAAGACACTGCTTTCCAAAATGGTTTTACAACTGATGCCGATTTTTCAGTTTCTGGAGCAGATGAAAAAACTAAATATTTCTTTGCTGGAGCCTACAATAATACAATTGGTATAATTAATAGCAACGAATTAGAAAGAGTTACTGCAAGAACGAATATATCGCACCAAGTATCCGATAAATTTTCTGCAGGTATGAACTTGAGTTTTTCTAGATCTGAAATTCAACGTGTTCAAGATGATAACGCTTTTACTACGCCTTTGCAAGCAGTAGCACAGTCACCTCTATCTCCTATTCGTTTAGATGATGGAACTGCCAATCCAAATACCTTGTATGCTAACTATTTGTTGGCCATAGACAATTCGTATTGGAAAACAATTATGAGAAGAGTCACAGGAAAAGTTTTTGGAGAATATAAATTTGTACCTTCTTTAAAATTCACTTCTGAATTTGCTTACGATTTATTATCGCAAACTGAAGACAACTGGAATGGTAAAAACGTACCTTTTATGTCAACAGATGGAGAAGTTTTCGCTTCTTCGGTAAACAACGAGACCTATATTTGGTCTAACTACTTTACTTATGACAAGACATTTGGAGAAAAGCACACCATTAATGCTGTTGCAGGTATGGAGTTCAATGATTTCAACAGAAGATACCAAGATGTAACTAGTATTTATTTTCCTAATGACAACTTTCAAACTGTAGATGGTGGTGCCGAAGTTAATGCAGGATCTGGAAACGAAACCGATTATACCTTTTCATCTCTTTTCGGACGAGTATCTTATTCGTATGCCAATAAATACCTTTTGAAAGCAAGTATTCGTCGTGACGGTTCTTCACGTTTTGGTGAAAACAATAAATACGGTACATTCCCTTCCTTCTCTGCTGGATGGATTATGTCAGAAGAGTCTTTTTTGAAAGAAAGCAAAGTTTTATCATTTTTGAAACTAAAAGGAAGTTGGGGACAATTAGGAAATGCTGAAATTGGAAATTTTGCCTCTCGTCAATTGTACGGACCAAGTTCTTATAATTTAAAATCAGGTTTAGTATTTACTCAAGCTGGAAATCCAAATCTAACTTGGGAAAAATCGTCTCAATTAGACCTAGGATTTGAAGTTGGATTCTTAAACAGGTTCAGTTTAGATTTTGATTATTACAAGAAAACGACTGATGGTTTATTGTTTAGTGTTCCACTACCTCAAAGTTCAGGTGCTTCTACTATCAATCAAAACGTGGGCGTTTTAGAAAGTAGCGGTTTAGAGTTTACCGTAAACACAACTAATATCGATACAGACAAATTGAAATGGACCACTAGTTTCAACATTACAACCAATCAAACCGTTGTAAAAGAATTGCCAAATAACAATACAGATCTTCTTGGTACTTTCACAATTAACAGAGTGAATGAAAAGGCTTCTGCATTCTACTTGAAAGAATATGCAGGTGTGGATCCTGCTAATGGTGATGCGCTATTTTATTTGAATACGGTAAAAGCAGATGGCTCGTTGGATAAAACCACCACGAATGATTATGCGGCTGCAGAGCGAATTGTTACGGGTAATCCTTTCCCTGAATTGATGGCGGGTTTAACCAATACAATGAACTTTAGTGGATTTGATTTTAGTTTTACATTCCAAGGCGAATGGGGAGCTAGCATCTACAACTCCGCTGGTATCTATCAGTCGGTAAGTGCTGATTATTTTGACAATCAAACAGTTGATCAATTGAATCGTTGGCAAAATCCTGGTGATATAACCAATGTTCCTCAAGCAAGACTGTATGGAGGTAATGGTACTGGAGCTTCAACGAGGTTTTTACAAAAAGCTGATTTTATCCGTTTAAGAAACTTAACTTTTGGTTATTCTTTACCAAAAACAACGCTTAATTCTATGGGAATGACCAATGTACGCGTTTATTTGTCAGGAGTAAATTTACTTACCTTTACTGATTATGATGGCTACGACCCAGAAGCGAGAAGAGACGACACAGGTATCGGTGAAGAGTTTTATTCTGCTCCACCAGCGAGAACTATTGCATTAGGTGTAAATCTTAATTTCTAA
- a CDS encoding FAD-dependent oxidoreductase, with the protein MKILIIGGVAGGATAAARLRRLSEENEIIIFEKGEHVSFANCGLPYHIGGVIAERSKLLLHTPTSLKTRFNLDVRVFNEVLKINKEAKTVEVRNLISKETYTETYDKLLLSPGAEPFRPNILGIDSDKIMTLRNVADMDRIIAKTKGLKNIAVVGGGFIGLEVAENLVEKELNVTVIELGNQVMAPVDYEFAKMVQHHAAAKNLSILVNTGVEAFEEKGNKIELKLNTGKTILADGVVFAIGVKPENGLAKAAGLDLGVTGGIAVNEFMQTSDENIYAVGDAVEVSHYINQTKVLIPLAWPANRQGRIVADNITRGNKISYKGTLGTSIIKFFDLTVAATGLNEKLLKHYNIPYRTVTVTRANHAGYYPGATNIVLKMNFGEDGTIYGAQALGQEGVDKRIDLIATAIKGNLSIYELQEIEIAYAPPYNSAKDPVNILGYVAENMLHDDVRFINYDQLEDYLLAENAILIDVRTKTEFENGAIPKAINMDVDTLRDHLDFFDKNKKYVIYCQIGLRGYLAQRILRNNGIYSVNLNGGYGLWKPINS; encoded by the coding sequence ATGAAAATACTAATTATAGGTGGAGTTGCAGGTGGTGCCACTGCAGCAGCACGATTGAGAAGACTAAGCGAAGAAAACGAAATCATAATATTCGAAAAAGGAGAACACGTCAGTTTTGCCAATTGTGGACTTCCTTACCATATTGGAGGTGTGATTGCCGAACGTTCAAAGTTATTATTACACACTCCTACTTCCTTAAAAACAAGATTCAACCTTGATGTTCGTGTTTTTAATGAGGTTTTAAAAATCAACAAAGAAGCAAAAACGGTTGAAGTTAGAAACCTAATTTCAAAAGAAACTTACACAGAAACCTACGATAAATTATTATTATCGCCCGGTGCAGAACCTTTCAGACCTAATATTCTTGGGATTGATTCCGATAAAATTATGACGCTTCGCAATGTGGCTGACATGGATCGCATCATTGCCAAAACTAAAGGTTTGAAAAATATTGCCGTCGTTGGAGGAGGTTTTATTGGATTGGAAGTCGCGGAAAATTTAGTTGAAAAAGAATTAAATGTGACCGTTATAGAGTTGGGAAATCAAGTGATGGCGCCTGTGGATTATGAATTTGCCAAAATGGTTCAACATCACGCAGCCGCCAAAAACCTAAGTATCCTTGTCAATACAGGTGTCGAAGCTTTCGAGGAAAAGGGAAATAAAATTGAATTAAAATTGAATACAGGCAAAACCATTCTGGCTGATGGCGTTGTGTTTGCCATTGGAGTGAAGCCTGAAAATGGGTTGGCAAAAGCCGCTGGATTAGATTTGGGAGTTACTGGTGGAATTGCTGTAAATGAATTTATGCAAACCTCGGACGAAAATATTTATGCTGTGGGCGATGCTGTGGAAGTTTCTCATTATATTAATCAGACTAAGGTATTGATTCCATTGGCTTGGCCTGCCAATCGTCAAGGGCGAATTGTAGCCGATAATATAACTAGAGGAAACAAAATTTCGTATAAAGGAACTTTGGGAACTTCGATTATCAAATTCTTCGATTTGACTGTGGCCGCTACAGGGCTAAACGAAAAACTATTGAAACATTACAACATTCCGTACCGCACTGTGACTGTAACTCGTGCCAATCACGCCGGTTATTATCCTGGTGCCACGAATATTGTCTTGAAAATGAATTTTGGCGAAGACGGAACAATTTATGGTGCTCAAGCTTTGGGACAAGAAGGTGTTGACAAGCGAATTGATTTGATTGCTACGGCGATCAAAGGGAATTTGTCCATTTATGAATTGCAAGAGATTGAAATAGCTTATGCTCCACCCTATAATTCCGCTAAAGATCCTGTGAACATTTTGGGTTATGTTGCCGAAAATATGTTGCATGACGATGTACGATTCATCAATTACGATCAATTAGAGGATTATCTTTTGGCTGAAAATGCGATTTTGATTGACGTAAGAACCAAAACAGAGTTCGAAAACGGTGCCATTCCCAAGGCCATCAATATGGATGTGGATACTTTGAGAGACCACTTGGATTTCTTTGACAAAAACAAAAAGTATGTCATTTATTGCCAAATTGGTTTGAGAGGCTATTTGGCGCAACGCATTTTGAGGAATAATGGTATCTATTCGGTGAATTTAAATGGAGGTTACGGGCTTTGGAAACCGATAAATAGTTAA